In one Chitinophaga sancti genomic region, the following are encoded:
- a CDS encoding DUF3347 domain-containing protein, whose product MRFIAAALLVVSIAACQSSDKKETEDKVDNSVLQAPYATVFYDSLQLAMESYYSLTEGLTQANITYIDRYSGEMKLHLDSLPLQSLQMDSGRLANVRNQVTSMSAELSGLIGEKGIEEKRAAFDMVSGLLFDLIKVTGLKGKTVYRQYCPMALKDAGGFWLSKSNKKMNPYFGNDMLGCVEVTDSLKFN is encoded by the coding sequence ATGAGGTTCATAGCAGCGGCATTATTAGTGGTCAGTATAGCGGCCTGCCAGTCGTCTGACAAGAAGGAGACGGAGGATAAGGTGGATAACAGTGTATTACAGGCGCCTTATGCCACTGTCTTTTACGATTCTTTACAATTGGCCATGGAGAGTTATTATTCCCTGACGGAGGGATTGACCCAGGCGAACATTACTTATATAGACCGTTATAGCGGGGAGATGAAACTGCACCTGGATAGTTTGCCACTGCAAAGTTTGCAGATGGATTCCGGGAGACTTGCGAATGTGAGGAACCAGGTAACGAGTATGAGTGCGGAGCTGAGTGGATTGATAGGTGAGAAGGGGATTGAAGAGAAAAGGGCGGCGTTTGATATGGTGTCAGGCTTGTTGTTTGACCTGATTAAAGTGACGGGGTTGAAGGGGAAGACGGTGTACCGGCAGTATTGCCCGATGGCATTGAAGGATGCGGGTGGGTTTTGGTTGAGTAAATCAAATAAGAAGATGAATCCTTATTTTGGGAATGATATGCTGGGATGTGTGGAGGTGACGGATAGTCTGAAGTTTAATTAG
- a CDS encoding ABC-F family ATP-binding cassette domain-containing protein, with protein MLIALQDITFEFGARAIVENASWHIVPGDRVGLIGMNGTGKSTLLRVINGEYSVSKGSVNKAKNLSLGFFNQDLLSFESDESILKVGMTAFEEAIKLEKDIERLTQELETNQSEALLIEFSDKLHLFETLGGYEMKHRTEQVLEGLGFSTADLERPYNQFSGGWRMRVLLAKLILQQPDVLMLDEPTNHLDLPSIEWLEKYLQSYNGAVIIVSHDRFFLDRMVNKIVELYQQQLHHYSGNYEDYEEEKELRREMQQRSYENQQDYIRQQERFIERFKAKASKAAQAQSAMKRLDRLERVEQVDGGPSKIRINFTVDRTPGKIICTLEDVTKQYGNLSILKNASAIINRGDKIALIGANGKGKSTLLRVIAGTEEMEGERIPGHNVVDSFYAQHQLESLHLDSEILDELKSCGSGRTEVELRSLLGCFLFTGDDVYKKIRILSGGEKARVALAKTIISQANFLLLDEPTNHLDMNSVQMLIDALSKYDGSYVLVSHDRYFVSQTANKIWEIVDGEIKEFKGTYIEWEEHKRRQAEVLKQQAAAEKGQKKETAPVVKQQEPKAPVDKDKKKELQKQQKQFQQLEEQLAKLNAKKADLETEMNKPDVYADKARFQKVETAYAQLSKELKSATEEYEKAFEKLMELEG; from the coding sequence ATGCTAATAGCACTTCAGGACATTACTTTTGAGTTTGGCGCAAGGGCCATTGTAGAAAATGCCTCGTGGCATATTGTTCCAGGCGACCGTGTAGGACTAATCGGTATGAATGGAACCGGGAAATCCACCCTATTACGTGTTATTAATGGCGAATATTCCGTTTCAAAAGGCAGCGTGAACAAAGCTAAGAACCTGTCTCTCGGCTTCTTTAACCAGGACCTCCTCAGCTTCGAATCCGACGAATCCATCCTCAAAGTAGGCATGACCGCTTTTGAAGAAGCCATTAAATTGGAAAAAGACATTGAGCGCCTCACCCAGGAACTGGAAACTAACCAAAGCGAAGCACTCCTGATCGAGTTCTCCGATAAACTTCACCTCTTCGAAACCCTCGGCGGTTACGAAATGAAACACCGTACCGAACAGGTACTGGAAGGTCTCGGCTTCAGCACCGCTGATCTCGAAAGACCCTACAACCAGTTCTCCGGAGGTTGGCGCATGCGCGTTCTCCTGGCAAAACTGATCCTGCAGCAACCGGATGTTCTTATGCTCGATGAGCCGACGAACCACCTTGACCTCCCCTCCATCGAATGGCTGGAAAAATACCTGCAGAGCTATAACGGTGCTGTCATCATCGTATCGCACGACCGTTTCTTCCTCGACAGAATGGTGAACAAGATTGTGGAATTGTACCAGCAACAGCTTCACCACTACTCCGGCAATTATGAAGATTATGAAGAGGAAAAAGAACTGCGCCGCGAAATGCAGCAACGTTCTTACGAAAACCAGCAGGATTACATCCGCCAGCAGGAACGCTTTATCGAGCGCTTCAAAGCCAAAGCCTCCAAGGCCGCACAGGCACAGAGCGCCATGAAACGCCTGGACAGACTCGAAAGAGTAGAACAGGTAGATGGCGGTCCTTCAAAGATCAGGATCAACTTCACTGTAGATAGAACTCCCGGTAAGATCATCTGTACCCTGGAAGACGTTACCAAACAATACGGTAACCTCTCCATCCTGAAAAATGCCAGCGCTATCATCAACCGTGGCGATAAAATCGCCCTCATCGGTGCGAACGGTAAGGGTAAATCTACCCTGCTGCGCGTGATAGCAGGTACCGAAGAAATGGAAGGTGAACGCATCCCGGGCCACAACGTGGTAGACAGTTTCTACGCTCAGCACCAGCTGGAAAGCCTGCACCTGGACAGCGAAATCCTCGACGAACTGAAAAGCTGCGGTAGCGGCCGTACTGAAGTTGAACTCCGCTCCCTGCTGGGTTGCTTCCTCTTTACCGGCGATGATGTATATAAGAAGATCCGTATCCTCTCCGGTGGTGAAAAAGCCCGTGTAGCACTGGCAAAGACCATCATCAGCCAGGCGAACTTCCTGCTGCTCGATGAGCCGACGAACCACCTGGATATGAACTCCGTGCAGATGCTGATCGACGCACTTTCCAAATACGATGGTTCCTATGTACTCGTATCCCACGACCGTTATTTCGTGAGCCAGACGGCCAACAAGATCTGGGAAATTGTGGATGGCGAGATCAAGGAATTCAAAGGAACCTATATAGAGTGGGAAGAGCATAAGAGAAGACAGGCAGAAGTGCTGAAACAGCAGGCAGCAGCAGAGAAAGGACAGAAGAAAGAAACAGCACCAGTCGTGAAACAACAGGAGCCCAAAGCACCGGTTGATAAGGATAAGAAGAAGGAACTCCAGAAACAACAGAAGCAATTTCAACAACTGGAAGAGCAACTGGCAAAGCTGAATGCAAAGAAGGCTGACCTGGAGACAGAAATGAATAAGCCGGATGTATATGCCGATAAAGCCCGGTTCCAGAAGGTCGAAACAGCCTATGCACAGCTGAGTAAAGAGCTGAAGAGTGCGACCGAAGAATACGAAAAGGCATTTGAAAAACTGATGGAGCTGGAAGGTTAA
- a CDS encoding response regulator transcription factor: MQRILVVEDEIKVANAVKKGLEENGFEVDVAYDGRMGKSLGASNNYDLVILDLNLPHANGYEVCEVIRRRNNRIPIIMLTALGGMEDKMQAFELGADDYLVKPFDFRELLARIRVFLKRAGSESQQNSQYKIVIADLEIDREKKEVTRSGKKIPLTAKEYQLLEFLALHKGKVISKLVIAEKVWDIDFDTGTNVIEVYMNFLRKKIDKDFDNKLLHTKTGMGYYLAEE, translated from the coding sequence ATGCAGCGTATACTCGTAGTCGAAGATGAAATAAAAGTAGCCAATGCCGTAAAAAAAGGATTGGAAGAGAATGGCTTTGAAGTAGATGTAGCCTATGACGGCCGGATGGGCAAAAGCCTGGGTGCGTCTAATAATTACGACCTGGTCATACTGGATCTTAACCTGCCTCATGCCAATGGTTATGAAGTGTGCGAAGTGATCCGCCGCCGCAATAACCGCATCCCTATTATTATGCTCACCGCCCTGGGCGGCATGGAAGATAAGATGCAGGCCTTTGAACTGGGGGCTGATGACTATCTCGTGAAACCCTTTGATTTCAGGGAACTCCTGGCCCGTATCCGTGTATTCCTGAAAAGAGCTGGTAGCGAGTCACAACAGAACTCACAATACAAGATCGTTATTGCCGACCTGGAGATTGACAGGGAAAAGAAAGAAGTGACCCGCAGTGGAAAGAAAATTCCTTTGACGGCAAAGGAATATCAATTGCTGGAATTCCTGGCCCTGCACAAAGGGAAAGTGATTTCTAAACTGGTGATAGCGGAGAAAGTATGGGATATTGATTTTGATACAGGTACAAATGTGATAGAGGTATACATGAATTTCCTGCGTAAGAAAATTGATAAGGATTTCGATAATAAACTGCTGCATACCAAGACAGGGATGGGCTATTACCTGGCTGAAGAATAG
- a CDS encoding HAMP domain-containing sensor histidine kinase codes for MKIKYKIALSYSISAIILLNTFAILAYYLSSQSRQAEYLDRLEYRARSIANVIIEDNTVKVDLLRKLDKTTFQDLYKESILVYNLNYDLLYSNMKDTAIRTSRPLLDYIKKYGEYSHGRDNGELVGVYYTEGDVSVIVLVSSLDKYGYQNLQNLKRILIIEIVVAVIVLVIIGYLFARKMVQPIDKLVTQVKTINANNLQGISVEARGKDEIAQLGANFNTMLQRLSDAFDLQKSFVNNASHELRTPLASIISQLQVALSKDRTKEVYADILASVLEDAENLSDLSNGLLQLAQSELNQQKFIFSAVRMDELLLEMGNLVKLKHIPVAAEPQRGPKVDISFLKVPDQDTELVVQGNESLLKVLFLNLLDNAFKFSADNTARVTIDFFTHNIQIQVRDNGIGIAPDELNKVFEPFYRGANAHATRGHGLGLSICKKIVQLHKGHISASSAPGKGTVFTVILPHA; via the coding sequence GTGAAGATCAAATACAAAATAGCACTCTCCTACTCTATTTCAGCTATCATCCTGCTGAACACCTTTGCTATTTTAGCCTATTACCTGTCTTCACAATCCAGGCAAGCCGAATACCTCGACCGCCTGGAATACCGCGCACGCTCCATTGCGAACGTAATCATAGAAGATAACACCGTAAAGGTAGACCTGCTGCGCAAGCTGGATAAAACCACCTTCCAGGACCTCTACAAAGAAAGCATTCTTGTATACAACCTGAACTACGATCTGCTGTATTCCAACATGAAGGATACAGCTATCCGTACCTCCCGTCCCTTACTCGACTACATCAAAAAATACGGAGAGTATAGTCATGGCCGTGATAACGGTGAACTGGTAGGTGTATACTACACCGAAGGAGATGTATCAGTGATCGTACTGGTATCCTCCTTAGATAAATATGGCTACCAGAACCTGCAAAACCTGAAACGGATCCTGATCATCGAAATTGTCGTAGCCGTGATCGTATTAGTCATCATCGGCTATCTCTTTGCCCGCAAAATGGTGCAGCCTATTGATAAACTGGTAACGCAGGTAAAGACCATCAATGCCAACAACCTCCAGGGTATTAGTGTGGAGGCCCGTGGAAAGGATGAGATTGCACAGCTGGGTGCCAATTTCAATACCATGCTGCAGCGCCTGAGTGACGCTTTTGACCTGCAAAAGAGTTTTGTCAACAATGCCAGTCATGAGCTGAGAACGCCGCTGGCATCCATCATCAGTCAGCTACAGGTAGCGCTGTCCAAAGATAGAACGAAGGAAGTCTATGCCGATATCCTCGCATCTGTACTGGAAGATGCCGAGAACCTTTCTGACCTGAGTAATGGCCTGCTCCAGCTGGCACAAAGTGAGCTGAACCAGCAGAAGTTTATCTTCAGCGCGGTGCGTATGGATGAGCTGCTGCTGGAAATGGGCAACCTGGTCAAACTAAAACATATACCGGTAGCTGCGGAACCGCAGAGAGGCCCCAAAGTGGATATCAGTTTCCTGAAAGTACCGGACCAGGATACCGAACTGGTGGTACAAGGGAATGAAAGTCTGCTGAAAGTACTATTCCTGAACCTGCTGGATAACGCGTTTAAATTCTCTGCTGATAATACGGCAAGGGTAACCATCGATTTCTTTACCCATAACATCCAGATCCAGGTGAGGGATAACGGGATTGGTATTGCTCCGGATGAATTGAACAAGGTATTTGAACCCTTCTATAGAGGTGCCAATGCACACGCCACCCGCGGCCATGGCCTGGGATTGTCTATTTGTAAAAAGATCGTGCAATTGCATAAAGGGCATATTTCCGCTTCTTCCGCCCCGGGAAAAGGTACTGTGTTTACAGTAATACTGCCACATGCTTAA
- a CDS encoding efflux RND transporter periplasmic adaptor subunit, with protein sequence MKCNFLYSLLLTPGLFLGSCKHPQLEGGVTKKTFVLSDTMLKTIRIDTASIEPVQMELHFSGKVARNVNKQKDVEILVDYTSRHLDDVKEGYKAEIITAALPDKIFYGTVDAVDSSSNAMQLSIKLDDSNKLLKPEMFTKVILHYSEGDDMVAVPENAVIADHSRNYVLVFKDKYNIQLREVETYTTSGETTYISKGLDAGENVISDHQQLIYDALSEN encoded by the coding sequence ATGAAGTGCAATTTTCTTTATTCCCTGTTACTTACTCCGGGTCTATTCCTGGGGAGCTGCAAGCATCCGCAGCTGGAAGGCGGGGTCACGAAAAAGACTTTTGTACTGAGTGATACCATGCTGAAGACAATCCGTATCGATACGGCCAGTATCGAACCTGTTCAAATGGAATTACATTTTTCAGGGAAAGTAGCTCGGAATGTGAATAAGCAAAAAGATGTAGAGATACTTGTAGATTATACTTCCCGGCATCTGGATGATGTAAAAGAAGGTTATAAAGCAGAAATTATTACTGCCGCGCTGCCCGATAAGATTTTTTATGGAACTGTAGATGCCGTTGACTCATCTTCTAATGCAATGCAGTTGAGTATAAAACTGGATGATTCGAACAAGCTGTTAAAGCCTGAAATGTTTACAAAAGTCATATTACATTATAGTGAAGGAGATGATATGGTAGCGGTACCGGAAAATGCGGTGATCGCGGATCATAGCCGGAATTATGTACTGGTGTTTAAGGATAAATATAATATCCAGCTGAGGGAAGTAGAAACGTATACAACTTCGGGGGAGACCACATATATCAGCAAAGGACTGGATGCAGGAGAGAATGTGATATCAGATCACCAGCAGCTGATCTATGATGCATTAAGTGAGAATTAA
- the trhO gene encoding oxygen-dependent tRNA uridine(34) hydroxylase TrhO, giving the protein MALHNRISAAELKVKLAAETFRRVTVSFYQYAKIEDPQAFRDDLYLKLDELKVFGRIYVASEGINSQISIPEHHFEEFRNRLYAYPFLTGIRLNIAVDDDGKSFWVLKIKVREKIVADGIQDPTFSMENKGKYLKAKEFNELTEDPNTIVVDMRNHYEYEVGHFQNAIEVPSDTFREQLPMAVDMLKENKDANIVMYCTGGIRCEKASAYMLHHGFKNVFHLEGGIIEYTNKAKEQGLALKFKGKNFVFDDRLGERITDEIISNCHQCGKPCDTHTNCKNDGCHLLFIQCEECAAKYDGCCSEECQSVYHLAPEVQQEMRKGTEKGVMVFNKAKERLRPRINEKEE; this is encoded by the coding sequence ATGGCATTACACAACCGCATTTCTGCAGCTGAACTAAAAGTGAAGCTGGCAGCAGAGACATTTCGTCGCGTCACCGTCTCGTTTTACCAGTACGCAAAAATCGAAGATCCACAGGCTTTCCGTGATGACTTATACTTAAAGCTCGATGAGCTGAAGGTATTTGGCCGTATTTACGTGGCCTCCGAGGGTATTAATTCCCAGATCAGCATTCCTGAGCATCATTTTGAGGAATTCAGGAATCGCCTGTACGCGTATCCTTTCCTCACTGGCATCCGCCTGAACATCGCGGTAGACGATGATGGCAAATCCTTCTGGGTACTTAAGATCAAAGTCCGCGAAAAGATCGTGGCCGATGGCATCCAGGACCCGACCTTCAGCATGGAAAATAAGGGGAAGTACCTGAAAGCCAAAGAATTCAACGAGCTTACTGAAGATCCCAATACCATCGTGGTAGATATGCGTAACCACTACGAATATGAAGTGGGGCATTTTCAGAACGCCATCGAGGTGCCATCTGATACGTTCAGGGAGCAATTACCGATGGCGGTAGATATGCTGAAAGAGAATAAGGATGCGAATATCGTGATGTATTGTACCGGTGGGATCCGTTGTGAAAAGGCATCCGCCTATATGCTGCATCATGGGTTTAAGAATGTGTTTCACCTGGAAGGAGGCATCATTGAATATACTAACAAGGCAAAGGAGCAGGGATTAGCCCTGAAGTTTAAGGGAAAGAACTTTGTATTTGATGATCGTTTAGGAGAGCGGATCACTGATGAGATTATCAGTAATTGTCATCAGTGTGGCAAGCCTTGCGATACGCATACCAATTGTAAGAATGATGGGTGTCACCTGTTGTTTATACAGTGTGAGGAGTGTGCGGCTAAATATGATGGCTGTTGTAGTGAGGAGTGCCAGTCAGTGTATCACCTGGCGCCGGAGGTGCAGCAGGAAATGAGGAAGGGAACGGAAAAAGGAGTGATGGTGTTTAATAAGGCGAAAGAAAGATTACGGCCGAGGATCAACGAAAAAGAAGAATAA
- a CDS encoding DUF5686 and carboxypeptidase regulatory-like domain-containing protein has protein sequence MPKNLLTLFCSVLFFQYSQAAIIKGRITNEQQSPLPYATIFIKGTTTGTTSNAEGQYQLEIPAGSYTLVCQYMGYRKLEKQITVGSADQRFDFVLQPVSMQIKEIVVKSGGEDPAYAIIRAAIRKRNFYRHQVNEYTCNDYIKGMFKLRNVPEQVFFQKVNKKDMGLDSNGQGVVFLSESMTRVDFQEPDNVKVEVLSARQSGGGFGFSFPAFIDFYDNNVTAVITQFNKRGYISPIAENALLYYKYQLEGTFQDDGKTVNKIKVIPRRKYEPLFSGTIFITDDDLRIHSADLMLTQEYQLEIMDTLRIRQIHVPVNKEVWRTKDQVITMSIKQLGFDMVGNFVNVYSNYDLHPGFGKKHFDKTIMRYDTAFDKKLLAYWDSIRPVPLEKEELRDFRVKDSTAQAERDSARSSRTLDTLRAHQKRVKITDFFWAGPKHNYYFQRDTGIYSHQLSMKGLLKKIAYNTVEGLVLNVEPELKLSLPRSQELRIMPHIRYGFSNTHLNAWTYLQWTQESRLRNHIGENTWLLGGGKRVSQFNHDNPISALENEFYTLFLKENYMKLYENYFTTLQFTRRFENNSFLRLGLRYEDRTPLENTSDFVFFKNSKKEFLPNHPYELADIPFNRNQALVAEVGFSFQPGQKFIELPDRKIAFGSKYPVFGLTYSKGIHGIGGSDADFDKWQFQVKDNMNLKLFGEFMYRVRVGGFLNDKHVDIPDFQHFNGNQTFYNINYLNSFQLAPYYRYSTTAPFYMTANVEHHFNGLLTNKVPLFNRLKWNLVGGSNAFYVNRENNYVEVFGGLENIFKVLRVDVIAGYQSKDKTRMGVRLGFGGLFGGMVRQQSITEP, from the coding sequence ATGCCCAAAAACCTTCTGACCTTATTTTGTAGCGTATTATTTTTCCAGTATTCGCAGGCTGCTATTATCAAAGGGCGAATTACCAATGAACAGCAATCCCCGCTTCCTTATGCAACGATTTTTATAAAAGGTACGACTACCGGTACTACCAGTAATGCTGAGGGACAGTACCAGCTGGAGATCCCTGCAGGCAGCTATACGCTGGTATGCCAGTACATGGGGTATCGTAAACTGGAAAAGCAGATCACCGTAGGCAGTGCTGATCAGCGATTCGATTTTGTATTGCAGCCGGTGAGTATGCAGATTAAAGAAATCGTGGTTAAGTCAGGCGGGGAAGACCCTGCCTACGCGATCATCAGGGCTGCGATCAGGAAAAGGAATTTCTACAGGCACCAGGTGAATGAATATACCTGTAATGATTATATCAAAGGGATGTTCAAGTTGAGGAATGTGCCGGAACAGGTGTTCTTTCAGAAGGTGAATAAGAAAGATATGGGGCTGGACTCCAATGGGCAGGGCGTGGTGTTCCTTTCTGAATCTATGACCCGTGTGGATTTCCAGGAGCCTGACAATGTAAAGGTGGAAGTGCTGTCTGCAAGGCAGAGCGGAGGTGGATTCGGGTTTAGTTTCCCGGCCTTCATTGATTTTTACGACAACAATGTTACCGCTGTTATCACACAATTTAATAAGCGGGGATATATTTCTCCTATCGCTGAAAATGCGCTGCTTTATTATAAATACCAACTGGAAGGCACCTTCCAGGATGATGGAAAAACGGTGAATAAGATCAAGGTGATTCCACGGCGCAAATACGAGCCTTTATTCTCGGGTACCATCTTTATTACGGACGATGACTTGCGTATTCACAGTGCGGACCTGATGCTGACGCAGGAATACCAGCTGGAGATTATGGATACACTGCGCATCCGCCAGATCCATGTGCCGGTGAATAAGGAAGTATGGCGTACCAAGGACCAGGTGATTACCATGAGTATCAAGCAACTGGGATTTGATATGGTGGGGAACTTTGTGAATGTGTATTCTAATTATGACCTGCATCCCGGTTTTGGTAAGAAGCATTTTGATAAGACGATCATGCGGTATGATACCGCTTTTGATAAGAAGTTGCTGGCGTACTGGGATAGTATCCGCCCGGTGCCACTGGAGAAGGAGGAGCTGCGGGATTTTCGTGTGAAGGATAGTACGGCGCAGGCGGAAAGGGATAGTGCCCGTTCTTCACGCACCCTGGATACTTTGCGTGCGCACCAGAAGCGGGTTAAAATTACTGATTTCTTCTGGGCGGGGCCGAAGCACAATTATTATTTTCAGCGGGATACCGGAATTTATTCACATCAGCTGTCGATGAAGGGCCTGTTGAAAAAAATCGCATACAACACTGTAGAGGGGCTGGTACTAAATGTGGAACCGGAATTGAAATTAAGTCTTCCCCGGTCGCAGGAACTGCGGATTATGCCCCATATCCGGTATGGGTTCAGCAATACGCACCTGAATGCCTGGACTTACCTGCAATGGACGCAGGAGAGCAGGCTCCGGAATCATATCGGGGAGAATACCTGGTTGCTGGGTGGTGGTAAGCGGGTAAGTCAGTTCAATCATGATAACCCGATTTCGGCGCTGGAGAATGAGTTTTATACGCTGTTCCTGAAGGAGAACTATATGAAGTTGTACGAGAACTATTTTACAACGCTGCAGTTCACCCGCCGGTTTGAGAATAATTCATTCCTCAGGTTGGGGCTACGGTATGAGGATCGGACGCCATTGGAGAATACGAGTGATTTTGTGTTTTTTAAGAATAGTAAGAAGGAGTTTTTGCCGAATCATCCTTATGAGCTGGCGGATATTCCGTTTAACAGGAACCAGGCTTTGGTGGCGGAAGTAGGGTTTTCTTTCCAGCCGGGGCAGAAGTTTATTGAGTTGCCGGACAGGAAGATTGCGTTTGGGAGTAAATACCCGGTGTTTGGGCTGACGTATAGCAAGGGGATTCATGGAATAGGGGGGAGTGATGCTGATTTTGATAAGTGGCAGTTCCAGGTGAAGGATAATATGAACCTGAAATTGTTTGGGGAGTTTATGTACCGGGTAAGAGTGGGAGGATTCCTGAATGATAAGCATGTAGATATACCGGATTTTCAGCATTTCAATGGGAACCAGACGTTTTACAATATTAATTACCTGAATAGTTTCCAGTTGGCGCCTTATTATAGGTATAGTACGACGGCACCGTTTTATATGACAGCGAATGTGGAGCATCATTTTAATGGCTTGCTGACGAATAAGGTTCCTTTGTTTAACAGGTTGAAATGGAACCTGGTAGGTGGATCGAATGCGTTTTATGTGAATAGGGAGAATAATTATGTGGAAGTTTTTGGTGGTTTGGAGAATATTTTCAAGGTGTTGCGCGTTGATGTGATTGCCGGGTACCAGAGTAAGGATAAGACGAGGATGGGAGTGAGGTTAGGATTTGGGGGATTGTTTGGTGGGATGGTGAGGCAGCAGAGTATAACGGAGCCGTAG
- a CDS encoding trans-sulfuration enzyme family protein, with protein MEKDQYRPETNAIRIQTEKTWQMEHSTPLFLTSSFTYDNAEEMRATFADETDNNIYSRFSNPNVDEFVRKVCSLELAEDGYATASGMSAIFASFMALMKAGDHLLSASSIFGSTHTIITKFLPKWGIDYTYFDINKPETVEALIKPNTKMMFVETPSNPGLEIVDISLLAKICDKHGVILNVDNCFASPVLQKPIALGAHIVTHSATKWMDGQGRVLGGVVVGRKDLIKEIHTFCRSTGPAMSPFNAWVLSKSLETLHIRMARHCESALALAKALEGNPLLQWVKYPMLASHPQHEIAKAQMTAGGGIVCFELKGGLAQGTRFLDALKMLTLTANLGDSRSIASHPASTTHAKLSNEERLKVGITPGMIRISVGLENAQDIIDDINQALEISK; from the coding sequence ATGGAGAAAGATCAATACCGGCCGGAGACGAATGCAATCAGAATTCAGACAGAGAAGACATGGCAGATGGAACATTCCACACCACTTTTCCTCACATCCAGCTTCACGTACGACAACGCCGAAGAGATGCGTGCTACCTTTGCAGATGAAACGGATAATAATATTTACAGCCGTTTCAGCAATCCCAATGTAGACGAATTTGTACGCAAGGTATGTAGCCTGGAACTGGCTGAAGATGGCTATGCCACCGCATCCGGTATGAGTGCTATTTTTGCAAGCTTTATGGCATTGATGAAAGCGGGCGATCACCTGCTCTCTGCCAGCTCTATCTTTGGTTCTACCCATACTATTATTACGAAGTTCCTGCCTAAATGGGGCATTGATTACACTTATTTCGATATCAACAAACCAGAAACTGTTGAAGCGCTGATCAAGCCAAACACCAAAATGATGTTTGTGGAAACGCCTTCCAACCCGGGCCTGGAGATAGTGGACATCAGCCTGCTGGCAAAGATCTGCGACAAGCATGGTGTGATCTTAAACGTAGATAACTGTTTTGCATCTCCTGTATTGCAAAAGCCGATTGCGCTCGGTGCACACATCGTTACGCACTCTGCTACCAAGTGGATGGATGGCCAGGGGCGCGTATTAGGTGGGGTAGTGGTAGGTAGGAAAGACCTGATCAAGGAAATTCATACTTTCTGCCGCAGCACTGGTCCGGCCATGTCTCCGTTCAATGCCTGGGTACTGAGCAAGAGTCTTGAAACCCTGCACATCCGTATGGCAAGACATTGCGAAAGTGCACTGGCACTGGCCAAAGCGCTGGAAGGAAACCCGCTGCTGCAATGGGTGAAATACCCTATGCTGGCCAGTCATCCGCAGCATGAAATTGCGAAGGCACAAATGACTGCAGGCGGTGGTATTGTATGCTTTGAGCTGAAAGGCGGTCTGGCACAGGGTACCCGTTTCCTCGATGCCCTGAAGATGCTGACCCTGACTGCGAACCTGGGCGATAGCCGTAGTATTGCATCTCACCCTGCAAGTACGACGCATGCTAAGTTGAGTAACGAAGAAAGACTGAAAGTAGGTATTACGCCGGGCATGATCCGCATCTCTGTGGGACTGGAAAATGCACAGGATATCATCGATGATATAAATCAGGCGTTGGAAATAAGTAAATAA
- a CDS encoding OsmC family protein, translated as MKISLKRIDDAFNMEAVDEQGHKVSMDSSIENGGKNNGVRPMQMLLMGLGGCSAIDVAMILKKQRQELTDFRIEIDGEREKGKEPSIWEDVHIIFHLSGDNLDADKAARAVELSMTKYCSVAETLRRAGGKLTWETRVNA; from the coding sequence ATGAAGATTTCATTAAAGAGAATCGACGACGCATTCAACATGGAGGCTGTAGACGAGCAGGGACATAAAGTTTCAATGGACTCTTCCATCGAGAATGGCGGTAAAAATAACGGCGTAAGACCGATGCAGATGTTGCTGATGGGTCTCGGTGGCTGCTCTGCGATTGATGTAGCCATGATCCTGAAAAAGCAACGCCAGGAACTGACAGACTTTAGAATCGAAATAGACGGAGAACGTGAAAAGGGAAAAGAACCTTCCATCTGGGAGGATGTTCATATCATTTTTCATCTTTCCGGCGATAACCTGGATGCTGACAAAGCAGCAAGAGCTGTGGAATTGTCAATGACCAAATATTGCTCCGTGGCAGAGACCTTACGTAGGGCAGGAGGCAAGCTGACATGGGAAACCAGGGTAAATGCCTGA